Proteins co-encoded in one Gossypium arboreum isolate Shixiya-1 chromosome 11, ASM2569848v2, whole genome shotgun sequence genomic window:
- the LOC108464167 gene encoding lon protease homolog 2, peroxisomal-like isoform X2 — MAESVELPGRLAILPFRNKVLLPGAFIRIRCTSQSSVKLVEQELWQREEKGLIGILPVQDAAETTSMDSMLSQGVGSESCERSSNAQVSTSDAHKVDGKNPSEVIHWHNRGVAARALHLSRGVEKPSGRVTYIVVLEGLCRFNIEELNTRGPYCTAKISPLEMTKSEMEQVEQDPDFVTLSRQFKAIAMELISILEQKQKTGGRIKVLLETLPFHKLADIFVASFEISFEEQLCMLDSVDPKVRLSKATELVDRHLQSIRVAEKITQKVEGQLSKSQKEYLLRQQMRAIKEELGDNDDDEDDLASLERKMQNAGMPSNIWKHAQRELRRLKKMQPQQPGYNSSRVYLDLLADLPWQKASEEQEMDLKAAKDHLDCDHYGLVKIKQRIIEYLAVRKLKPDARGPVLCFVGPPGVGKTSLASSIAAALGRKFIRISLGGVKDEADIRGHRRTYIGSMPGRLIDGLKRVGVCNPVMLLDEIDKTGSDVRGDPASALLEVLDPEQNKSFNDHYLNVPFDLSKVIFVATANRMQPIPPPLLDRMEVIELPGYIAEEKLRIAMQHLIPRVLDQHGLSSAFLQIPEDMVKLVIQRYTREAGVRNLERNLAALARAAAVRVAEREQAVSVSKDVHKITSPLLDSRLAEGAEMEMEVIPIGVNNHEISNAFRIASPLVVDEAMLEKILGPPRFDDREAADRVATPGVSVGLVWTAFGGEVQFVEATSVVGNGELHLTGQLGDVIKESAQIALTWVRARVADLKLAAAEETDLLQGKDIHIHFPAGAVPKDGPSAGVTLVTALVSLFSQKNVRADTAMTGEMTLRGLVLPVGGVKDKVLAAHRYGIKRVILPERNLKDLVEVPAAVLSSLEILVAKRMEDVLEHAFDGGCPWRQHQHSKL, encoded by the exons ATGGCGGAATCGGTGGAGTTGCCAGGTCGTTTAGCAATTCTTCCATTCAGAAACAAAGTTTTATTGCCTGGCGCCTTTATTCGAATTCGCTGCACTTCACAGAGCAg TGTAAAACTGGTGGAGCAAGAGTTATGGCAGCGAGAGGAGAAAGGATTAATAGGAATTCTTCCGGTTCAAGATGCTGCTGAGACGACCTCCATGGATTCCATGTTATCTCAAG GTGTAGGAAGTGAATCATGTGAGCGAAGCTCGAATGCTCAGGTTAGCACATCTGATGCTCACAAGGTTGATGGGAAAAACCCTTCAGAAGTCATTCACTGGCATAACAG GGGAGTGGCAGCACGCGCTTTGCATCTATCAAGAGGAGTGGAGAAACCAAGTGGGAGGGTCACATACATTGTCGTCCTTGAGGGTTTATGCAGATTCAATATAGAGGAACTTAACACACGAGGACCTTACTGCACTGCAAAGATATCTCCACTTGAGATGACTAAGTCCG AGATGGAACAAGTGGAACAAGATCCAGATTTTGTAACACTGTCTCGCCAGTTCAAAGCAATAGCCATGGAGCTAATTTCTATTCTTGAACAG AAACAAAAAACTGGTGGAAGGATAAAAGTTCTTTTGGAGACGCTTCCGTTTCACAAATTGGCCGATATATTTGTTGCTAGCTTTGAGATCAGTTTTGAAGAGCAGCTCTGTATGTTGGACTCTGTTGATCCTAAAGTAAGGCTTTCGAAAGCTACTGAGTTAGTTGACAGGCATTTGCAG TCAATACGTGTAGCAGAGAAGATTACACAAAAGGTTGAAGGGCAATTGTCAAAATCACAGAAGGAATATCTTTTGCGACAGCAG ATGAGAGCAATAAAAGAGGAGCTAGGAGACAATGATGATGATGAGGATGATTTGGCTTCCCTGGAAAGAAAGATGCAGAATGCAGGGATGCCTTCAAATATCTGGAAGCATGCACAGAGGGAGTTGAG GAGGCTTAAGAAAATGCAACCACAGCAACCTGGATATAATAGTTCACGTGTTTACTTGGACCTTCTTGCTGATCTGCCTTGGCAGAAGGCCAGTGAAGAACAGGAAATGGACCTAAAGGCTGCAAAAGATCATCTTGATTGTGACCACTATGGTTTAGTGAAGATCAAACAACGGATTATCGAATATCTGGCTGTTCGCAAG CTTAAGCCAGATGCAAGAGGTCCAGTGCTGTGCTTTGTTGGCCCACCAGGTGTGGGGAAAACATCATTAGCGTCATCAATTGCTGCTGCTTTGGGTAGAAAATTTATACGCATATCCCTCGGAGGTGTCAAGGATGAGGCTGATATCCGAGGACATAGGAGAACATACATTGGAAGTATGCCAGGACGTCTTATTGACGGGTTAAAG AGAGTAGGTGTTTGCAACCCAGTCATGCTATTGGATGAGATTGACAAGACAGGTTCTGACGTGCGTGGTGATCCAGCTTCAGCTCTACTGGAGGTTCTTGATCCTGAGCAGAATAAATCTTTTAATGATCA CTATTTGAATGTTCCATTTGACCTATCAAAGGTGATTTTTGTGGCTACTGCAAATAGGATGCAGCCTATTCCTCCCCCACTCTTGGACAGGATGGAAGTCATTGAGCTGCCTGGATATATAGCTGAAGAAAAGCTCAGAATAGCCATGCAACATTTGATCCCAAGAGTCTTGGATCAGCATGGATTGAGCTCTGCGTTCCTTCAAATTCCAGAG GACATGGTTAAACTTGTCATTCAGAGGTACACCAGGGAAGCTGGTGTCCGTAATCTGGAAAGGAACTTGGCTGCCTTAGCTCGTGCTGCTGCAGTAAGAGTTGCTGAGCGAGAACAGGCTGTCTCAGTTAGCAAAGATGTTCATAAGATAACTTCACCACTGCTGGATAGCAGGCTTGCTGAGGGAGCAGAAATGGAAATGGAAGTCATTCCAATTGGTGTAAATAATCATGAGATATCAAATGCATTCAGAATTGCCTCACCTTTGGTTGTTGATGAGGCTATGCTGGAAAAAATATTGGGG CCTCCTAGATTTGATGATCGAGAAGCTGCAGATCGTGTTGCCACTCCTGGAGTATCTGTTGGGCTTGTTTGGACAGCTTTTGGAGGAGAGGTTCAGTTTGTGGAGGCTACATCAGTGGTTGGAAATGGTGAATTGCATCTTACAGGACAACTTGGTGATGTTATTAAAGAATCAGCACAAATAGCACTGACATGG GTAAGAGCCAGGGTGGCGGATCTTAAGTTAGCAGCTGCTGAGGAAACTGATCTGCTGCAGGGCAAAGATATTCATATACATTTTCCTGCTGGGGCTGTACCCAAAGATGGACCTTCAGCTGGTGTGACCCTTGTAACAGCGTTGGTTTCACTGTTTAGTCAGAAAAATGTAAGAGCAGATACAGCAATGACTGGAGAAATGACACTGAGGGGTCTTGTGTTACCTGTTGGTGGTGTCAAGGATAAG GTACTAGCAGCACACCGTTACGGTATCAAGAGGGTTATTTTGCCAGAGAGAAATCTGAAGGATTTAGTTGAAGTACCTGCAGCTGTGCTTTCCAGTCTAGAG ATTCTGGTGGCAAAGCGAATGGAAGACGTGTTGGAGCATGCATTTGATGGGGGATGTCCCTGGAGACAACACCAACACTCAAAATTATGA
- the LOC108464167 gene encoding lon protease homolog 2, peroxisomal-like isoform X1, with product MAESVELPGRLAILPFRNKVLLPGAFIRIRCTSQSSVKLVEQELWQREEKGLIGILPVQDAAETTSMDSMLSQGVGSESCERSSNAQVSTSDAHKVDGKNPSEVIHWHNRGVAARALHLSRGVEKPSGRVTYIVVLEGLCRFNIEELNTRGPYCTAKISPLEMTKSGYFLISIFYLLTCSEMEQVEQDPDFVTLSRQFKAIAMELISILEQKQKTGGRIKVLLETLPFHKLADIFVASFEISFEEQLCMLDSVDPKVRLSKATELVDRHLQSIRVAEKITQKVEGQLSKSQKEYLLRQQMRAIKEELGDNDDDEDDLASLERKMQNAGMPSNIWKHAQRELRRLKKMQPQQPGYNSSRVYLDLLADLPWQKASEEQEMDLKAAKDHLDCDHYGLVKIKQRIIEYLAVRKLKPDARGPVLCFVGPPGVGKTSLASSIAAALGRKFIRISLGGVKDEADIRGHRRTYIGSMPGRLIDGLKRVGVCNPVMLLDEIDKTGSDVRGDPASALLEVLDPEQNKSFNDHYLNVPFDLSKVIFVATANRMQPIPPPLLDRMEVIELPGYIAEEKLRIAMQHLIPRVLDQHGLSSAFLQIPEDMVKLVIQRYTREAGVRNLERNLAALARAAAVRVAEREQAVSVSKDVHKITSPLLDSRLAEGAEMEMEVIPIGVNNHEISNAFRIASPLVVDEAMLEKILGPPRFDDREAADRVATPGVSVGLVWTAFGGEVQFVEATSVVGNGELHLTGQLGDVIKESAQIALTWVRARVADLKLAAAEETDLLQGKDIHIHFPAGAVPKDGPSAGVTLVTALVSLFSQKNVRADTAMTGEMTLRGLVLPVGGVKDKVLAAHRYGIKRVILPERNLKDLVEVPAAVLSSLEILVAKRMEDVLEHAFDGGCPWRQHQHSKL from the exons ATGGCGGAATCGGTGGAGTTGCCAGGTCGTTTAGCAATTCTTCCATTCAGAAACAAAGTTTTATTGCCTGGCGCCTTTATTCGAATTCGCTGCACTTCACAGAGCAg TGTAAAACTGGTGGAGCAAGAGTTATGGCAGCGAGAGGAGAAAGGATTAATAGGAATTCTTCCGGTTCAAGATGCTGCTGAGACGACCTCCATGGATTCCATGTTATCTCAAG GTGTAGGAAGTGAATCATGTGAGCGAAGCTCGAATGCTCAGGTTAGCACATCTGATGCTCACAAGGTTGATGGGAAAAACCCTTCAGAAGTCATTCACTGGCATAACAG GGGAGTGGCAGCACGCGCTTTGCATCTATCAAGAGGAGTGGAGAAACCAAGTGGGAGGGTCACATACATTGTCGTCCTTGAGGGTTTATGCAGATTCAATATAGAGGAACTTAACACACGAGGACCTTACTGCACTGCAAAGATATCTCCACTTGAGATGACTAAGTCCG GCTATTTCCTGATCAGTATCTTCTACCTTTTAACTTGTTCAGAGATGGAACAAGTGGAACAAGATCCAGATTTTGTAACACTGTCTCGCCAGTTCAAAGCAATAGCCATGGAGCTAATTTCTATTCTTGAACAG AAACAAAAAACTGGTGGAAGGATAAAAGTTCTTTTGGAGACGCTTCCGTTTCACAAATTGGCCGATATATTTGTTGCTAGCTTTGAGATCAGTTTTGAAGAGCAGCTCTGTATGTTGGACTCTGTTGATCCTAAAGTAAGGCTTTCGAAAGCTACTGAGTTAGTTGACAGGCATTTGCAG TCAATACGTGTAGCAGAGAAGATTACACAAAAGGTTGAAGGGCAATTGTCAAAATCACAGAAGGAATATCTTTTGCGACAGCAG ATGAGAGCAATAAAAGAGGAGCTAGGAGACAATGATGATGATGAGGATGATTTGGCTTCCCTGGAAAGAAAGATGCAGAATGCAGGGATGCCTTCAAATATCTGGAAGCATGCACAGAGGGAGTTGAG GAGGCTTAAGAAAATGCAACCACAGCAACCTGGATATAATAGTTCACGTGTTTACTTGGACCTTCTTGCTGATCTGCCTTGGCAGAAGGCCAGTGAAGAACAGGAAATGGACCTAAAGGCTGCAAAAGATCATCTTGATTGTGACCACTATGGTTTAGTGAAGATCAAACAACGGATTATCGAATATCTGGCTGTTCGCAAG CTTAAGCCAGATGCAAGAGGTCCAGTGCTGTGCTTTGTTGGCCCACCAGGTGTGGGGAAAACATCATTAGCGTCATCAATTGCTGCTGCTTTGGGTAGAAAATTTATACGCATATCCCTCGGAGGTGTCAAGGATGAGGCTGATATCCGAGGACATAGGAGAACATACATTGGAAGTATGCCAGGACGTCTTATTGACGGGTTAAAG AGAGTAGGTGTTTGCAACCCAGTCATGCTATTGGATGAGATTGACAAGACAGGTTCTGACGTGCGTGGTGATCCAGCTTCAGCTCTACTGGAGGTTCTTGATCCTGAGCAGAATAAATCTTTTAATGATCA CTATTTGAATGTTCCATTTGACCTATCAAAGGTGATTTTTGTGGCTACTGCAAATAGGATGCAGCCTATTCCTCCCCCACTCTTGGACAGGATGGAAGTCATTGAGCTGCCTGGATATATAGCTGAAGAAAAGCTCAGAATAGCCATGCAACATTTGATCCCAAGAGTCTTGGATCAGCATGGATTGAGCTCTGCGTTCCTTCAAATTCCAGAG GACATGGTTAAACTTGTCATTCAGAGGTACACCAGGGAAGCTGGTGTCCGTAATCTGGAAAGGAACTTGGCTGCCTTAGCTCGTGCTGCTGCAGTAAGAGTTGCTGAGCGAGAACAGGCTGTCTCAGTTAGCAAAGATGTTCATAAGATAACTTCACCACTGCTGGATAGCAGGCTTGCTGAGGGAGCAGAAATGGAAATGGAAGTCATTCCAATTGGTGTAAATAATCATGAGATATCAAATGCATTCAGAATTGCCTCACCTTTGGTTGTTGATGAGGCTATGCTGGAAAAAATATTGGGG CCTCCTAGATTTGATGATCGAGAAGCTGCAGATCGTGTTGCCACTCCTGGAGTATCTGTTGGGCTTGTTTGGACAGCTTTTGGAGGAGAGGTTCAGTTTGTGGAGGCTACATCAGTGGTTGGAAATGGTGAATTGCATCTTACAGGACAACTTGGTGATGTTATTAAAGAATCAGCACAAATAGCACTGACATGG GTAAGAGCCAGGGTGGCGGATCTTAAGTTAGCAGCTGCTGAGGAAACTGATCTGCTGCAGGGCAAAGATATTCATATACATTTTCCTGCTGGGGCTGTACCCAAAGATGGACCTTCAGCTGGTGTGACCCTTGTAACAGCGTTGGTTTCACTGTTTAGTCAGAAAAATGTAAGAGCAGATACAGCAATGACTGGAGAAATGACACTGAGGGGTCTTGTGTTACCTGTTGGTGGTGTCAAGGATAAG GTACTAGCAGCACACCGTTACGGTATCAAGAGGGTTATTTTGCCAGAGAGAAATCTGAAGGATTTAGTTGAAGTACCTGCAGCTGTGCTTTCCAGTCTAGAG ATTCTGGTGGCAAAGCGAATGGAAGACGTGTTGGAGCATGCATTTGATGGGGGATGTCCCTGGAGACAACACCAACACTCAAAATTATGA
- the LOC108464167 gene encoding lon protease homolog 2, peroxisomal-like isoform X3 codes for MDSMLSQGVGSESCERSSNAQVSTSDAHKVDGKNPSEVIHWHNRGVAARALHLSRGVEKPSGRVTYIVVLEGLCRFNIEELNTRGPYCTAKISPLEMTKSGYFLISIFYLLTCSEMEQVEQDPDFVTLSRQFKAIAMELISILEQKQKTGGRIKVLLETLPFHKLADIFVASFEISFEEQLCMLDSVDPKVRLSKATELVDRHLQSIRVAEKITQKVEGQLSKSQKEYLLRQQMRAIKEELGDNDDDEDDLASLERKMQNAGMPSNIWKHAQRELRRLKKMQPQQPGYNSSRVYLDLLADLPWQKASEEQEMDLKAAKDHLDCDHYGLVKIKQRIIEYLAVRKLKPDARGPVLCFVGPPGVGKTSLASSIAAALGRKFIRISLGGVKDEADIRGHRRTYIGSMPGRLIDGLKRVGVCNPVMLLDEIDKTGSDVRGDPASALLEVLDPEQNKSFNDHYLNVPFDLSKVIFVATANRMQPIPPPLLDRMEVIELPGYIAEEKLRIAMQHLIPRVLDQHGLSSAFLQIPEDMVKLVIQRYTREAGVRNLERNLAALARAAAVRVAEREQAVSVSKDVHKITSPLLDSRLAEGAEMEMEVIPIGVNNHEISNAFRIASPLVVDEAMLEKILGPPRFDDREAADRVATPGVSVGLVWTAFGGEVQFVEATSVVGNGELHLTGQLGDVIKESAQIALTWVRARVADLKLAAAEETDLLQGKDIHIHFPAGAVPKDGPSAGVTLVTALVSLFSQKNVRADTAMTGEMTLRGLVLPVGGVKDKVLAAHRYGIKRVILPERNLKDLVEVPAAVLSSLEILVAKRMEDVLEHAFDGGCPWRQHQHSKL; via the exons ATGGATTCCATGTTATCTCAAG GTGTAGGAAGTGAATCATGTGAGCGAAGCTCGAATGCTCAGGTTAGCACATCTGATGCTCACAAGGTTGATGGGAAAAACCCTTCAGAAGTCATTCACTGGCATAACAG GGGAGTGGCAGCACGCGCTTTGCATCTATCAAGAGGAGTGGAGAAACCAAGTGGGAGGGTCACATACATTGTCGTCCTTGAGGGTTTATGCAGATTCAATATAGAGGAACTTAACACACGAGGACCTTACTGCACTGCAAAGATATCTCCACTTGAGATGACTAAGTCCG GCTATTTCCTGATCAGTATCTTCTACCTTTTAACTTGTTCAGAGATGGAACAAGTGGAACAAGATCCAGATTTTGTAACACTGTCTCGCCAGTTCAAAGCAATAGCCATGGAGCTAATTTCTATTCTTGAACAG AAACAAAAAACTGGTGGAAGGATAAAAGTTCTTTTGGAGACGCTTCCGTTTCACAAATTGGCCGATATATTTGTTGCTAGCTTTGAGATCAGTTTTGAAGAGCAGCTCTGTATGTTGGACTCTGTTGATCCTAAAGTAAGGCTTTCGAAAGCTACTGAGTTAGTTGACAGGCATTTGCAG TCAATACGTGTAGCAGAGAAGATTACACAAAAGGTTGAAGGGCAATTGTCAAAATCACAGAAGGAATATCTTTTGCGACAGCAG ATGAGAGCAATAAAAGAGGAGCTAGGAGACAATGATGATGATGAGGATGATTTGGCTTCCCTGGAAAGAAAGATGCAGAATGCAGGGATGCCTTCAAATATCTGGAAGCATGCACAGAGGGAGTTGAG GAGGCTTAAGAAAATGCAACCACAGCAACCTGGATATAATAGTTCACGTGTTTACTTGGACCTTCTTGCTGATCTGCCTTGGCAGAAGGCCAGTGAAGAACAGGAAATGGACCTAAAGGCTGCAAAAGATCATCTTGATTGTGACCACTATGGTTTAGTGAAGATCAAACAACGGATTATCGAATATCTGGCTGTTCGCAAG CTTAAGCCAGATGCAAGAGGTCCAGTGCTGTGCTTTGTTGGCCCACCAGGTGTGGGGAAAACATCATTAGCGTCATCAATTGCTGCTGCTTTGGGTAGAAAATTTATACGCATATCCCTCGGAGGTGTCAAGGATGAGGCTGATATCCGAGGACATAGGAGAACATACATTGGAAGTATGCCAGGACGTCTTATTGACGGGTTAAAG AGAGTAGGTGTTTGCAACCCAGTCATGCTATTGGATGAGATTGACAAGACAGGTTCTGACGTGCGTGGTGATCCAGCTTCAGCTCTACTGGAGGTTCTTGATCCTGAGCAGAATAAATCTTTTAATGATCA CTATTTGAATGTTCCATTTGACCTATCAAAGGTGATTTTTGTGGCTACTGCAAATAGGATGCAGCCTATTCCTCCCCCACTCTTGGACAGGATGGAAGTCATTGAGCTGCCTGGATATATAGCTGAAGAAAAGCTCAGAATAGCCATGCAACATTTGATCCCAAGAGTCTTGGATCAGCATGGATTGAGCTCTGCGTTCCTTCAAATTCCAGAG GACATGGTTAAACTTGTCATTCAGAGGTACACCAGGGAAGCTGGTGTCCGTAATCTGGAAAGGAACTTGGCTGCCTTAGCTCGTGCTGCTGCAGTAAGAGTTGCTGAGCGAGAACAGGCTGTCTCAGTTAGCAAAGATGTTCATAAGATAACTTCACCACTGCTGGATAGCAGGCTTGCTGAGGGAGCAGAAATGGAAATGGAAGTCATTCCAATTGGTGTAAATAATCATGAGATATCAAATGCATTCAGAATTGCCTCACCTTTGGTTGTTGATGAGGCTATGCTGGAAAAAATATTGGGG CCTCCTAGATTTGATGATCGAGAAGCTGCAGATCGTGTTGCCACTCCTGGAGTATCTGTTGGGCTTGTTTGGACAGCTTTTGGAGGAGAGGTTCAGTTTGTGGAGGCTACATCAGTGGTTGGAAATGGTGAATTGCATCTTACAGGACAACTTGGTGATGTTATTAAAGAATCAGCACAAATAGCACTGACATGG GTAAGAGCCAGGGTGGCGGATCTTAAGTTAGCAGCTGCTGAGGAAACTGATCTGCTGCAGGGCAAAGATATTCATATACATTTTCCTGCTGGGGCTGTACCCAAAGATGGACCTTCAGCTGGTGTGACCCTTGTAACAGCGTTGGTTTCACTGTTTAGTCAGAAAAATGTAAGAGCAGATACAGCAATGACTGGAGAAATGACACTGAGGGGTCTTGTGTTACCTGTTGGTGGTGTCAAGGATAAG GTACTAGCAGCACACCGTTACGGTATCAAGAGGGTTATTTTGCCAGAGAGAAATCTGAAGGATTTAGTTGAAGTACCTGCAGCTGTGCTTTCCAGTCTAGAG ATTCTGGTGGCAAAGCGAATGGAAGACGTGTTGGAGCATGCATTTGATGGGGGATGTCCCTGGAGACAACACCAACACTCAAAATTATGA
- the LOC108464167 gene encoding lon protease homolog 2, peroxisomal-like isoform X4 translates to MDSMLSQGVGSESCERSSNAQVSTSDAHKVDGKNPSEVIHWHNRGVAARALHLSRGVEKPSGRVTYIVVLEGLCRFNIEELNTRGPYCTAKISPLEMTKSEMEQVEQDPDFVTLSRQFKAIAMELISILEQKQKTGGRIKVLLETLPFHKLADIFVASFEISFEEQLCMLDSVDPKVRLSKATELVDRHLQSIRVAEKITQKVEGQLSKSQKEYLLRQQMRAIKEELGDNDDDEDDLASLERKMQNAGMPSNIWKHAQRELRRLKKMQPQQPGYNSSRVYLDLLADLPWQKASEEQEMDLKAAKDHLDCDHYGLVKIKQRIIEYLAVRKLKPDARGPVLCFVGPPGVGKTSLASSIAAALGRKFIRISLGGVKDEADIRGHRRTYIGSMPGRLIDGLKRVGVCNPVMLLDEIDKTGSDVRGDPASALLEVLDPEQNKSFNDHYLNVPFDLSKVIFVATANRMQPIPPPLLDRMEVIELPGYIAEEKLRIAMQHLIPRVLDQHGLSSAFLQIPEDMVKLVIQRYTREAGVRNLERNLAALARAAAVRVAEREQAVSVSKDVHKITSPLLDSRLAEGAEMEMEVIPIGVNNHEISNAFRIASPLVVDEAMLEKILGPPRFDDREAADRVATPGVSVGLVWTAFGGEVQFVEATSVVGNGELHLTGQLGDVIKESAQIALTWVRARVADLKLAAAEETDLLQGKDIHIHFPAGAVPKDGPSAGVTLVTALVSLFSQKNVRADTAMTGEMTLRGLVLPVGGVKDKVLAAHRYGIKRVILPERNLKDLVEVPAAVLSSLEILVAKRMEDVLEHAFDGGCPWRQHQHSKL, encoded by the exons ATGGATTCCATGTTATCTCAAG GTGTAGGAAGTGAATCATGTGAGCGAAGCTCGAATGCTCAGGTTAGCACATCTGATGCTCACAAGGTTGATGGGAAAAACCCTTCAGAAGTCATTCACTGGCATAACAG GGGAGTGGCAGCACGCGCTTTGCATCTATCAAGAGGAGTGGAGAAACCAAGTGGGAGGGTCACATACATTGTCGTCCTTGAGGGTTTATGCAGATTCAATATAGAGGAACTTAACACACGAGGACCTTACTGCACTGCAAAGATATCTCCACTTGAGATGACTAAGTCCG AGATGGAACAAGTGGAACAAGATCCAGATTTTGTAACACTGTCTCGCCAGTTCAAAGCAATAGCCATGGAGCTAATTTCTATTCTTGAACAG AAACAAAAAACTGGTGGAAGGATAAAAGTTCTTTTGGAGACGCTTCCGTTTCACAAATTGGCCGATATATTTGTTGCTAGCTTTGAGATCAGTTTTGAAGAGCAGCTCTGTATGTTGGACTCTGTTGATCCTAAAGTAAGGCTTTCGAAAGCTACTGAGTTAGTTGACAGGCATTTGCAG TCAATACGTGTAGCAGAGAAGATTACACAAAAGGTTGAAGGGCAATTGTCAAAATCACAGAAGGAATATCTTTTGCGACAGCAG ATGAGAGCAATAAAAGAGGAGCTAGGAGACAATGATGATGATGAGGATGATTTGGCTTCCCTGGAAAGAAAGATGCAGAATGCAGGGATGCCTTCAAATATCTGGAAGCATGCACAGAGGGAGTTGAG GAGGCTTAAGAAAATGCAACCACAGCAACCTGGATATAATAGTTCACGTGTTTACTTGGACCTTCTTGCTGATCTGCCTTGGCAGAAGGCCAGTGAAGAACAGGAAATGGACCTAAAGGCTGCAAAAGATCATCTTGATTGTGACCACTATGGTTTAGTGAAGATCAAACAACGGATTATCGAATATCTGGCTGTTCGCAAG CTTAAGCCAGATGCAAGAGGTCCAGTGCTGTGCTTTGTTGGCCCACCAGGTGTGGGGAAAACATCATTAGCGTCATCAATTGCTGCTGCTTTGGGTAGAAAATTTATACGCATATCCCTCGGAGGTGTCAAGGATGAGGCTGATATCCGAGGACATAGGAGAACATACATTGGAAGTATGCCAGGACGTCTTATTGACGGGTTAAAG AGAGTAGGTGTTTGCAACCCAGTCATGCTATTGGATGAGATTGACAAGACAGGTTCTGACGTGCGTGGTGATCCAGCTTCAGCTCTACTGGAGGTTCTTGATCCTGAGCAGAATAAATCTTTTAATGATCA CTATTTGAATGTTCCATTTGACCTATCAAAGGTGATTTTTGTGGCTACTGCAAATAGGATGCAGCCTATTCCTCCCCCACTCTTGGACAGGATGGAAGTCATTGAGCTGCCTGGATATATAGCTGAAGAAAAGCTCAGAATAGCCATGCAACATTTGATCCCAAGAGTCTTGGATCAGCATGGATTGAGCTCTGCGTTCCTTCAAATTCCAGAG GACATGGTTAAACTTGTCATTCAGAGGTACACCAGGGAAGCTGGTGTCCGTAATCTGGAAAGGAACTTGGCTGCCTTAGCTCGTGCTGCTGCAGTAAGAGTTGCTGAGCGAGAACAGGCTGTCTCAGTTAGCAAAGATGTTCATAAGATAACTTCACCACTGCTGGATAGCAGGCTTGCTGAGGGAGCAGAAATGGAAATGGAAGTCATTCCAATTGGTGTAAATAATCATGAGATATCAAATGCATTCAGAATTGCCTCACCTTTGGTTGTTGATGAGGCTATGCTGGAAAAAATATTGGGG CCTCCTAGATTTGATGATCGAGAAGCTGCAGATCGTGTTGCCACTCCTGGAGTATCTGTTGGGCTTGTTTGGACAGCTTTTGGAGGAGAGGTTCAGTTTGTGGAGGCTACATCAGTGGTTGGAAATGGTGAATTGCATCTTACAGGACAACTTGGTGATGTTATTAAAGAATCAGCACAAATAGCACTGACATGG GTAAGAGCCAGGGTGGCGGATCTTAAGTTAGCAGCTGCTGAGGAAACTGATCTGCTGCAGGGCAAAGATATTCATATACATTTTCCTGCTGGGGCTGTACCCAAAGATGGACCTTCAGCTGGTGTGACCCTTGTAACAGCGTTGGTTTCACTGTTTAGTCAGAAAAATGTAAGAGCAGATACAGCAATGACTGGAGAAATGACACTGAGGGGTCTTGTGTTACCTGTTGGTGGTGTCAAGGATAAG GTACTAGCAGCACACCGTTACGGTATCAAGAGGGTTATTTTGCCAGAGAGAAATCTGAAGGATTTAGTTGAAGTACCTGCAGCTGTGCTTTCCAGTCTAGAG ATTCTGGTGGCAAAGCGAATGGAAGACGTGTTGGAGCATGCATTTGATGGGGGATGTCCCTGGAGACAACACCAACACTCAAAATTATGA